In Pasteurella multocida subsp. multocida OH4807, a genomic segment contains:
- a CDS encoding aromatic amino acid aminotransferase (COG1448 Aspartate/tyrosine/aromatic aminotransferase): MFENITAAPADPILGLGESFKAETRDNKINLGIGVYKDTKGNTPIMRAVKAAEKRLFDLEMTKNYLAIDGVAEFNARTKELLFGADSDVVKLGRAKTAQSLGGTGALRIAAEFIKRQTKSQNVWISTPTWPNHNAIFNAVGMTIREYRYYDAENKRLDWDNLIADLSNAGEGDVVLFHGCCHNPTGIDPTPAQWEKLAEMSAEKGWLPLFDFAYQGFANGLEEDAFGLRTFAKNHKELLVASSYSKNFGLYNERVGAFTLVAATEEIAATALTQVKTIIRTLYSNPASHGATTVSMVLKDAQLRQEWVDELAEMRDRIKAMRSQFVELLKEFGADRDFSFIINQNGMFSFCGLNPEQMDRLKDEFAIYAVRSGRINVAGITEDNIRYLCESIVKVL, translated from the coding sequence ATGTTTGAAAATATTACCGCGGCGCCTGCCGATCCCATTCTAGGTTTAGGTGAATCATTTAAAGCTGAAACACGCGATAATAAAATCAATCTTGGTATTGGCGTATATAAAGATACCAAAGGTAACACCCCAATTATGCGTGCAGTGAAAGCGGCTGAAAAGCGCCTCTTTGATCTTGAAATGACTAAAAATTATTTAGCCATTGATGGTGTGGCAGAATTTAATGCGCGCACAAAAGAATTGCTATTTGGTGCCGATTCTGATGTGGTTAAACTTGGTCGAGCTAAAACAGCACAAAGTTTAGGTGGAACTGGCGCACTACGTATTGCGGCAGAGTTTATTAAACGCCAAACTAAATCACAAAATGTTTGGATTAGTACACCAACTTGGCCAAATCATAATGCGATTTTCAATGCGGTTGGAATGACAATTCGTGAATACCGTTATTACGATGCAGAAAATAAACGATTAGATTGGGATAATTTGATTGCCGATCTGAGTAATGCAGGAGAAGGCGATGTAGTGCTTTTCCATGGATGCTGCCATAACCCGACAGGTATTGACCCAACCCCGGCACAATGGGAAAAACTAGCGGAAATGTCAGCAGAAAAAGGTTGGTTACCCTTATTTGACTTTGCATACCAAGGGTTTGCAAATGGCTTAGAAGAAGATGCCTTCGGTCTACGTACTTTTGCGAAAAACCACAAAGAATTATTAGTCGCAAGCTCTTATTCGAAAAACTTCGGTTTATATAATGAGCGTGTTGGTGCATTCACTTTAGTGGCAGCAACAGAAGAAATTGCGGCAACGGCATTAACACAAGTAAAAACGATCATCCGTACATTGTATTCAAATCCCGCTTCTCACGGTGCAACCACAGTGTCTATGGTGTTAAAAGATGCTCAACTTCGCCAAGAATGGGTTGATGAATTGGCAGAAATGCGTGATCGTATTAAAGCGATGCGTAGCCAATTTGTTGAATTGTTAAAAGAATTTGGTGCAGATCGTGATTTCAGCTTTATCATCAACCAAAATGGGATGTTCTCATTCTGTGGTTTAAACCCAGAACAAATGGACCGTTTAAAAGACGAATTTGCAATTTATGCAGTGCGTTCAGGTCGTATCAACGTAGCAGGTATCACTGAAGATAATATCCGTTACTTATGTGAAAGCATTGTTAAAGTACTATAA
- a CDS encoding molybdopterin converting factor subunit 2 (COG0314 Molybdopterin converting factor, large subunit): protein MNDIQITVQEQPFDQNVVYHWLSEQNSVGATVIFVGKVRDLNLGDEVSSLYLEHYPAMTEKALKEIVAQAKARWDIQRVSVIHRVGLLQTGDEIVLVGVSSAHRGDAYQANEFIMDFLKSKAPFWKKEQTNKGERWIESRDSDQEALERW from the coding sequence ATGAACGATATTCAAATTACCGTTCAAGAACAGCCGTTTGATCAAAATGTGGTCTATCATTGGTTATCTGAACAAAATTCAGTAGGTGCAACAGTCATTTTTGTGGGTAAAGTACGTGATTTGAATCTAGGTGATGAAGTATCTAGCCTTTATCTTGAACATTATCCAGCCATGACTGAAAAAGCATTAAAGGAAATTGTGGCACAAGCGAAAGCACGTTGGGATATTCAACGGGTTTCAGTGATTCACCGTGTAGGGTTATTGCAAACTGGCGATGAAATCGTGTTAGTCGGTGTCAGTTCTGCTCATCGTGGTGATGCTTACCAAGCCAACGAATTTATTATGGATTTTTTGAAAAGCAAAGCGCCATTTTGGAAAAAAGAACAGACTAACAAAGGTGAGCGTTGGATTGAAAGCCGTGATAGCGACCAAGAAGCGTTGGAACGTTGGTAA
- the moaD gene encoding molybdopterin synthase small subunit (COG1977 Molybdopterin converting factor, small subunit), with protein MLKILFFAQTREIIGVDGVELPATFETAEQVRQHLIEKGDRWALALEKGKLLVAINQSLMPLESSVKSGDEIAFFPPVTGG; from the coding sequence ATGCTAAAAATCTTATTTTTTGCACAAACGAGAGAAATAATTGGGGTTGATGGTGTGGAATTACCTGCGACCTTTGAAACCGCGGAGCAAGTTCGCCAACATCTCATCGAAAAAGGCGATCGCTGGGCATTAGCGTTAGAAAAAGGCAAATTACTGGTCGCAATTAACCAATCTTTAATGCCGTTAGAAAGCTCGGTTAAATCAGGGGATGAAATCGCATTTTTCCCACCGGTGACTGGGGGCTAA
- the moaC gene encoding molybdenum cofactor biosynthesis protein MoaC (COG0315 Molybdenum cofactor biosynthesis enzyme): MSTFTHINSQGEANMVDVSAKQDTVREARAEAFVTMSLETLSMIMSGQHHKGDVFATARIAGIQAAKRTWELIPLCHPLLLSKVEVSLTPIVEHNQVRIESLCKLSGKTGVEMEALTAASVAALTIYDMCKAVQKDIVIEQVRLLEKSGGKSGHFIAK; encoded by the coding sequence ATGAGTACATTTACCCATATTAACAGCCAGGGCGAAGCCAATATGGTGGATGTTTCTGCCAAACAGGATACAGTAAGAGAAGCAAGAGCAGAAGCATTCGTGACAATGTCACTAGAAACCTTGTCAATGATTATGTCAGGTCAACATCATAAAGGTGATGTGTTTGCAACGGCGCGTATCGCGGGGATTCAAGCAGCAAAACGGACTTGGGAATTAATTCCATTATGCCACCCCTTATTATTATCAAAAGTTGAAGTCAGCCTGACGCCAATTGTAGAGCACAATCAGGTTCGTATTGAAAGTTTGTGCAAATTAAGTGGCAAAACAGGCGTAGAAATGGAAGCTTTGACGGCGGCAAGTGTTGCCGCATTGACCATTTATGATATGTGCAAAGCTGTACAAAAAGATATTGTCATCGAGCAAGTTCGCTTATTAGAAAAGAGCGGTGGAAAATCAGGTCATTTTATTGCGAAATAA
- the moaA gene encoding molybdenum cofactor biosynthesis protein A (COG2896 Molybdenum cofactor biosynthesis enzyme) — protein sequence MQSIPIKQVEHHRLVDAFQRQYYYLRLSITDVCNFRCNYCLPNGYQPEANKPSFLTRDEIHRVVNSFAAMGTEKVRITGGEPTLRKDFLPIVETLAQIEGISQIALTTNGFRMAKEVAAWKDAGVTSINVSIDSLDPRMFHRITGVDKFDDVMRGIERAFEVGYRKIKVNSVLMKDLNDTDFTSFLAWIKDKPIQMRFIELMQTGEMDSFFQKHHLSGQVLADKLLNAGWMLQSKGVLDGPAKVFRHPDYVGEIGLIMPYEKHFCASCNRLRVSAKGKLHLCLFGEEGIDLRDLLQSDDQQLQLQARIYSALQGKREHHFLHHGDSGVRANLASIGG from the coding sequence ATGCAATCTATTCCAATTAAGCAAGTTGAGCATCATCGTTTAGTCGATGCCTTCCAACGTCAGTATTATTACTTACGTCTGTCAATTACAGATGTATGTAATTTCCGATGTAATTATTGCCTGCCTAATGGTTATCAACCTGAAGCTAATAAGCCAAGTTTTCTGACTCGCGATGAAATTCATCGCGTTGTCAACAGTTTTGCTGCCATGGGGACTGAAAAAGTACGGATTACGGGGGGAGAACCTACTTTACGTAAAGACTTTTTACCTATTGTAGAAACCCTTGCGCAAATAGAGGGAATTAGCCAAATTGCATTAACAACAAATGGTTTTCGCATGGCAAAAGAGGTTGCTGCTTGGAAAGATGCTGGTGTGACTTCAATTAATGTCAGTATTGATAGTCTTGATCCAAGAATGTTCCATCGTATCACTGGTGTGGACAAGTTTGATGACGTCATGCGTGGCATTGAGCGTGCTTTTGAGGTTGGTTATCGAAAAATTAAAGTCAATTCGGTGTTAATGAAAGATTTAAACGATACCGATTTTACGAGTTTCTTAGCTTGGATTAAAGACAAACCCATTCAAATGCGTTTCATTGAATTAATGCAAACCGGTGAAATGGATAGTTTCTTCCAAAAACATCATTTATCAGGTCAAGTACTTGCAGATAAATTGTTGAATGCAGGTTGGATGTTGCAATCTAAAGGTGTATTAGATGGTCCAGCAAAAGTCTTTAGACACCCAGATTATGTGGGCGAAATCGGCTTAATTATGCCTTATGAAAAACACTTTTGTGCAAGTTGCAACCGTTTGAGAGTGTCTGCAAAAGGCAAATTACACCTTTGTTTATTTGGTGAAGAAGGGATCGACCTACGCGATTTATTACAATCAGACGATCAACAACTTCAATTACAAGCGCGTATTTATTCAGCTTTACAAGGCAAACGTGAACATCACTTCCTGCATCATGGTGACAGTGGTGTGCGTGCAAATTTAGCAAGTATCGGCGGTTAA
- a CDS encoding hypothetical protein (COG0391 Uncharacterized conserved protein), giving the protein MPELTRHQYEHLDSIQRIVAIGGGHGLGRLMSALSFMKERLTGIVTTTDNGGSTGRIRLNHGGIAWGDLRNCLNQIITEPSTASALFEYRFSGHGELAGHNLGNLMLKALENMNIRPIEAVNLVRDLLHVKSHIIPMSESPVHLAAVLQSGASIVGEVSIDNLTELPKSIFLVPLVPATPEAVNALKEADVILFGPGSFLTSILPPILLPEIIQTLQQSQAKKIFIDNLGVEHSPAATLTLADRINWIHDTVGQTIIDGVIVSTNAVDFCEKLNINVMARPLQANDVTYRHDRTLLSKAIDELVGEL; this is encoded by the coding sequence ATGCCAGAATTAACACGTCATCAATATGAACATCTAGATAGCATACAGCGTATTGTCGCCATTGGTGGTGGGCACGGTTTAGGTCGTTTAATGTCGGCATTGAGCTTTATGAAAGAACGCTTAACAGGTATTGTGACTACCACTGACAATGGCGGCTCAACCGGTCGAATCCGTCTAAATCACGGTGGAATTGCGTGGGGAGATTTACGTAATTGCTTAAATCAAATTATTACCGAACCAAGTACGGCATCCGCTTTATTTGAATATCGTTTTTCTGGTCATGGCGAGCTAGCGGGGCATAATTTAGGCAATTTAATGCTCAAAGCACTAGAAAATATGAATATTCGCCCTATTGAAGCCGTGAATTTAGTTCGAGATTTATTACATGTAAAATCACATATTATCCCTATGTCAGAAAGTCCTGTTCATCTTGCCGCTGTTTTGCAATCTGGTGCAAGCATTGTTGGTGAAGTTAGCATTGATAATCTGACAGAGTTACCTAAATCTATTTTTCTTGTTCCTCTTGTCCCTGCAACCCCCGAAGCAGTGAATGCCTTGAAAGAGGCAGATGTAATTTTGTTTGGACCTGGCAGTTTTCTCACCAGCATTCTACCCCCGATTTTACTTCCCGAGATCATTCAAACTTTACAGCAAAGCCAGGCAAAAAAGATTTTTATTGATAATTTGGGGGTGGAACATAGTCCTGCTGCGACATTGACCTTAGCTGATAGAATTAATTGGATTCACGATACAGTGGGACAAACTATTATAGACGGCGTAATTGTTTCGACAAATGCGGTCGATTTTTGCGAAAAACTGAATATCAATGTGATGGCTCGCCCATTACAAGCAAATGATGTCACTTATCGACATGATCGTACGTTACTTTCCAAAGCTATTGATGAATTAGTCGGTGAATTATAA
- a CDS encoding hypothetical protein (COG0791 Cell wall-associated hydrolases (invasion-associated proteins)), producing the protein MKNCLKALVILSCAVLLSACSSSTQSGSQSIHYQGQLTDPIMVITLLSEQQREWAGTPYRLGGQSRKGIDCSGFVQKTFLERFNIALPRMTSQQAKQGKFIEKTDIQTGDLVFFKTGRGPNGYHVGIYVKDNLFLHASTKGGVIYSSLNSPYWSKKYWQARRI; encoded by the coding sequence ATGAAAAATTGTTTAAAAGCATTGGTGATCTTGAGTTGTGCTGTCTTGCTTTCCGCTTGTAGTAGTTCAACTCAATCAGGTTCGCAGTCTATTCATTATCAAGGGCAATTAACTGACCCCATTATGGTGATCACATTACTCAGTGAACAACAACGAGAATGGGCAGGCACACCTTATCGCTTAGGTGGGCAGAGTAGAAAAGGGATTGATTGTTCTGGTTTTGTACAGAAAACTTTTTTAGAACGTTTTAATATTGCGTTACCTCGTATGACCTCACAACAAGCCAAACAAGGTAAATTTATCGAGAAAACGGATATTCAAACAGGGGATTTGGTGTTTTTCAAAACAGGAAGAGGTCCAAATGGCTACCATGTTGGAATTTATGTCAAAGATAATTTATTCTTGCATGCCTCGACAAAAGGTGGCGTGATTTACTCATCGCTCAATAGCCCTTATTGGTCAAAGAAATATTGGCAAGCCAGACGGATTTAA
- the ihfA gene encoding integration host factor subunit alpha (COG0776 Bacterial nucleoid DNA-binding protein), whose amino-acid sequence MTLTKVELADNLIEKFNLNKRDAKELVENFFEEIRVALEMGDDVKLSGFGNFELRDKASRPGRNPKTGESVPVSARRVVAFKPGQKLRARVERAKVKS is encoded by the coding sequence ATGACATTGACCAAAGTAGAACTAGCAGACAACTTAATCGAGAAATTTAATTTGAATAAACGTGATGCGAAGGAATTGGTTGAAAACTTTTTTGAAGAAATTCGCGTTGCTTTAGAGATGGGAGATGATGTTAAACTCTCTGGTTTTGGTAATTTTGAACTACGTGATAAAGCATCTCGTCCAGGCAGAAATCCCAAAACAGGTGAAAGTGTTCCTGTTTCGGCTCGTCGAGTTGTTGCTTTCAAACCTGGTCAGAAGCTCCGTGCAAGAGTCGAAAGAGCAAAAGTGAAAAGTTAA
- the pheT gene encoding phenylalanyl-tRNA ligase subunit beta (COG0073 EMAP domain), which produces MKFSELWVREWVNPAISTEQLCDQITMLGLEVDGVEKVAGDFTGVVVGEVVECAQHPDADKLRVTKINVGGERLLDIVCGAPNCRQGLKVACAIDGAVLPGDFKIKKTKLRGQPSEGMLCSFSELGIDVESSGIIELPQDAPIGTNLRDYLKLDDNAVEISLTPNRADCLSMAGIAREVGVVNKLAVTEPHFEAVKATIADKVEIQLQAPEACPRYLLRVVKNVNVKAQSPIWMQEKLRRCGIRSIDPVVDITNYILLELGQPMHAFDAAKVVQPVQVRMAKEGEELVLLDGSTAKLKENTLLIADQNGPLAMAGIFGGEASGVNAETKDVILEAAFFAPLAIAGRARQYGLHTDSSHRFERGVDFELQHKAMERATALLVDICGGEAGEICEVKSDEFLPKLNKVKLRREKLDALLGHPIETETATEIFQRLGLEVSYADEVWTVTSASWRFDIEIEEDLIEEVARIYGYNSIPNHAPLAHLRMRQHKEADLDLARIKTALVDADYQEAITYSFVDPKVQGLLHPQQEAFVLPNPISVEMSAMRLSLLSGLLGAVQYNQNRQQTRIRLFETGLRFVPDSNAEFGVRQEFVLSAVITGAKKSEHWTGKSESVDFFDLKGDLESILSLTKAGNLVKFVAKSYPALHPGQSAAIMLNNEEIGFIGTVHPNVAKQLGLNSKAIVFEILWNAIATRNVVQAKEISRFPANRRDLALVVADTVAASDILDVCREVAGDKLTQVNLFDVYQGTGVAEGHKSLAISLIIQDNEKTLEEDDINAVVSVVLSELKQRFNAYLRD; this is translated from the coding sequence ATGAAATTTAGTGAATTATGGGTGCGCGAATGGGTAAATCCCGCGATTAGCACCGAACAATTATGTGACCAAATCACAATGTTAGGGTTAGAGGTCGATGGGGTTGAAAAGGTTGCGGGCGATTTTACTGGCGTAGTGGTTGGGGAAGTGGTTGAGTGTGCTCAACACCCTGATGCAGATAAATTACGTGTCACCAAAATTAACGTCGGTGGTGAACGTTTATTAGATATTGTTTGTGGTGCCCCAAACTGCCGTCAAGGCTTAAAAGTGGCATGTGCAATAGATGGTGCAGTATTACCAGGTGATTTTAAAATCAAGAAAACCAAATTACGTGGTCAACCGTCAGAAGGTATGCTTTGCTCATTCAGTGAATTAGGCATAGATGTTGAATCAAGCGGTATCATTGAATTACCACAAGATGCGCCAATCGGTACAAATTTACGTGACTATTTAAAACTTGACGACAACGCAGTTGAAATTAGCTTAACGCCAAACCGTGCAGACTGCTTAAGTATGGCGGGTATCGCACGTGAAGTGGGCGTAGTGAACAAACTTGCTGTAACTGAACCGCACTTTGAAGCAGTAAAAGCAACAATTGCAGACAAAGTTGAGATTCAATTACAAGCCCCTGAAGCTTGCCCACGCTATTTATTACGTGTGGTGAAAAATGTGAATGTTAAAGCACAATCACCAATCTGGATGCAAGAAAAATTGCGCCGTTGTGGTATCCGTTCAATTGATCCTGTGGTTGATATTACCAACTATATTTTATTAGAGCTTGGTCAACCAATGCACGCTTTTGATGCAGCGAAAGTTGTGCAGCCAGTACAAGTGCGTATGGCGAAAGAAGGCGAAGAGTTAGTGCTATTAGACGGCTCAACAGCGAAATTAAAAGAAAATACCTTATTAATTGCTGACCAAAATGGTCCATTAGCGATGGCAGGGATTTTTGGCGGTGAAGCCAGTGGTGTGAATGCTGAAACGAAAGACGTGATTTTAGAAGCGGCATTCTTTGCACCATTAGCGATTGCAGGTCGTGCAAGACAATACGGTTTACATACGGATTCTTCTCACCGTTTTGAACGTGGTGTGGACTTTGAATTACAACACAAAGCAATGGAAAGAGCGACCGCACTTTTAGTTGATATTTGTGGTGGTGAAGCGGGTGAAATTTGCGAAGTGAAAAGCGATGAATTTTTACCGAAATTAAACAAAGTGAAATTACGTCGTGAAAAATTAGATGCGTTACTTGGTCATCCTATTGAAACTGAAACTGCCACTGAAATCTTCCAACGTTTAGGTCTAGAAGTGAGCTACGCAGATGAGGTTTGGACAGTGACCTCAGCAAGCTGGCGTTTTGATATTGAAATTGAAGAAGATTTAATTGAAGAAGTCGCGCGTATTTATGGCTATAACAGCATTCCAAACCATGCACCGTTAGCACATTTACGTATGCGTCAACACAAAGAAGCGGATTTAGATTTAGCGCGTATTAAGACTGCACTTGTGGACGCTGATTATCAAGAAGCCATTACTTATAGCTTCGTTGATCCAAAAGTACAAGGTCTATTACACCCGCAACAAGAAGCGTTTGTGTTACCCAACCCAATTTCTGTAGAAATGTCCGCAATGCGTTTGTCATTGTTAAGCGGTTTATTAGGTGCGGTGCAATACAACCAAAACCGTCAACAAACACGTATTCGTCTATTTGAAACGGGTTTACGCTTTGTGCCTGATAGCAATGCCGAATTTGGTGTTCGTCAAGAATTTGTCTTGTCTGCAGTGATTACTGGTGCGAAAAAATCTGAACATTGGACTGGAAAATCAGAAAGTGTTGATTTCTTTGATCTCAAAGGGGATTTAGAAAGCATTTTATCCTTAACAAAAGCTGGTAATTTGGTTAAATTTGTAGCAAAATCATATCCAGCGCTCCATCCTGGTCAATCGGCAGCCATTATGTTGAATAATGAAGAAATTGGTTTTATTGGCACTGTTCATCCAAATGTAGCGAAACAGCTTGGGTTAAATAGTAAAGCAATCGTTTTTGAAATATTGTGGAATGCGATTGCAACGCGTAATGTGGTTCAAGCTAAAGAAATTTCTCGTTTTCCTGCCAACCGACGTGATTTAGCTCTTGTTGTTGCGGATACCGTAGCGGCAAGTGATATTCTTGACGTATGTCGAGAGGTAGCGGGTGATAAACTAACTCAAGTCAATTTATTTGATGTATACCAAGGTACAGGGGTTGCTGAAGGACACAAAAGTTTAGCAATTAGCTTGATTATTCAAGACAATGAAAAAACCCTTGAGGAAGATGATATCAACGCTGTGGTTTCTGTTGTGTTATCTGAGTTAAAACAACGTTTTAATGCTTATTTGAGAGATTAA
- the pheS gene encoding phenylalanyl-tRNA ligase subunit alpha (COG0016 Phenylalanyl-tRNA synthetase alpha subunit) gives MQNLEQITAQALEAITKAEDGKALDAIRVEYFGKKGPFTALMQGLRDVSPEERPAVGQKINDAKQIAQNALNEKKAHLEAAELNAQLAKEKIDVSLPGRKVETGGLHPVTITIDRVTNFFSELGFSVESGPEIESDYYNFDALNIPKHHPARADHDTFWFNPELLLRTQTSGVQIRTMEKMQPPIRIMAPGRVYRNDYDQTHTPMFHQIELLYVDKKANFTELKGLLHDFLRAFFEEDLQVRFRPSYFPFTEPSAEVDVMGKNGKWLEVLGCGMVHPNVLRNVGIDPNEYSGFAVGMGVERLTMLRYNVTDLRSFFENDLRFLKQFK, from the coding sequence ATGCAAAACCTAGAACAAATTACCGCACAGGCGTTGGAAGCTATTACCAAAGCGGAAGATGGTAAGGCATTAGATGCCATTCGAGTTGAATATTTTGGTAAAAAGGGTCCATTTACTGCATTAATGCAAGGTTTACGTGACGTCTCACCAGAAGAACGTCCAGCAGTGGGACAAAAAATTAATGATGCGAAACAAATTGCACAAAACGCATTAAATGAGAAAAAAGCACATCTTGAAGCAGCAGAGTTAAATGCACAATTAGCAAAAGAAAAAATTGATGTTTCATTACCAGGACGTAAAGTCGAAACAGGAGGCTTACATCCTGTGACGATTACGATTGACCGTGTGACCAACTTCTTTTCTGAGTTAGGTTTTTCTGTGGAAAGTGGTCCTGAAATTGAAAGCGACTATTACAATTTCGATGCATTAAACATTCCAAAACATCACCCAGCACGTGCGGATCACGATACATTCTGGTTTAACCCTGAATTGTTATTACGTACCCAAACTTCTGGTGTACAAATTCGTACCATGGAAAAAATGCAGCCGCCAATTCGTATTATGGCACCAGGTCGTGTTTATCGTAATGACTATGACCAAACACATACTCCAATGTTCCACCAAATCGAATTATTATATGTTGATAAAAAAGCAAACTTTACGGAGTTAAAAGGCTTGCTTCATGATTTCTTACGTGCTTTCTTCGAAGAAGATTTACAAGTACGTTTCCGCCCATCTTATTTCCCCTTCACTGAGCCATCAGCTGAAGTTGACGTAATGGGGAAAAACGGTAAATGGTTGGAAGTGTTAGGGTGTGGCATGGTGCACCCAAATGTCTTGCGTAATGTCGGTATTGATCCAAACGAATATTCAGGCTTCGCAGTAGGGATGGGAGTAGAGCGCTTAACTATGCTACGTTACAATGTCACAGATCTGCGTTCATTCTTTGAAAATGATTTACGCTTCTTAAAACAATTTAAGTAA
- a CDS encoding ribosomal large subunit pseudouridine synthase C (COG0564 Pseudouridylate synthases, 23S RNA-specific) yields the protein MQPISIVYQHTDFVIIDKPCGVSVHKDNNETGLTQVVAAQLGVPQVWLVHRLDKVTSGLLILALNQDAAKTLALLFAEHQIKKTYLAFSTHKPKKKQGLVVGDMVKTRGGAWKLCPTKENPAITRFYSLSCEPNLRLFILMPQTGKTHQLRVAMKSLGSPILGDTRYGSNTVNVDRTYLHAYRLQFTYQTQEIDIRCLPSGEWFHTIALESLLANYESTQTSTCF from the coding sequence ATGCAACCAATTTCTATCGTTTATCAACATACTGATTTTGTGATTATTGATAAGCCTTGTGGCGTCAGTGTTCACAAGGATAATAATGAGACAGGTCTCACCCAGGTTGTTGCAGCACAACTTGGTGTACCACAAGTGTGGTTAGTACATCGTCTTGATAAAGTGACTTCGGGTTTGTTAATTTTGGCGTTAAATCAAGATGCGGCGAAAACTTTGGCATTACTTTTTGCGGAGCATCAGATTAAAAAAACGTATTTAGCCTTTTCCACGCATAAACCTAAGAAAAAACAAGGTTTGGTGGTAGGGGATATGGTGAAAACTCGCGGTGGAGCATGGAAACTGTGCCCGACAAAAGAAAATCCAGCCATTACGCGCTTTTATTCGCTGAGTTGTGAACCTAATTTACGTTTATTTATTTTGATGCCACAAACAGGGAAAACACATCAATTACGTGTAGCCATGAAAAGCTTAGGTAGCCCAATTTTAGGGGATACGCGCTATGGTTCAAACACTGTAAACGTTGACCGCACTTATCTGCATGCTTATCGCTTACAGTTTACTTATCAAACTCAAGAGATTGATATTCGCTGTCTGCCAAGTGGTGAGTGGTTTCACACAATTGCGCTTGAATCCTTGCTAGCAAATTATGAGTCCACGCAAACATCAACATGCTTTTAA